One region of Thiomonas intermedia genomic DNA includes:
- a CDS encoding TonB-dependent receptor plug domain-containing protein, protein MSQQFTHNGVRTSYRRSHASALSCAAIKPVARATCVVALGLTALHAQAQSAPAEATALPPVVVSATGYPQPLASALPSVSVITREQIEQSGAQNLVTLLQQVAGVQVTNSGGPGQPSNVFVRGFGGADVLVLLDGVPMNAQDATGTSYLNNFTTDQIQRVEIIRGNVSAIYGSGAIGGVVLITTRKGSKKPEASVSVTAGSRHTATVSANASGQIGNTALQAGISRSTTQGISAINPAQLSQANPNTNGYGNTTMNGSIVQTLAPGQSLGLRAFSSQGRASYDSYGAYASPTDTNLSSTTQDLYQIFSDNQVTSAWKSHVSVSQQSTTNTTENFSAFPYSATYRTRIEQGLWRNVMQLGAGWTATAGLEFQRQSVHSITASIPDEQRDARAVFAGVNGRIGSNEIQLNLRHDAIDGYGGQNTGYLGYGRELGGGFKAIASYSTAFNAAPLGYLYAPFYGNPDLKPEKAHSAEAGLQWSQGVNVLRATLFQTKMTDKWQYDFTSSTFQNIASSSTRGLELSGRGAWRGWVYDANLTLQQPVDTSQPDEPTLQRQARSLANISISRAFASVLYGATVHYSGPRWDSGPTGQVTLGGYTTVDLNASGALSKNWRWNARVQNLFDKQYQTVYGYNREPLGIFLGLTWRPAL, encoded by the coding sequence ATGTCTCAGCAGTTCACGCACAACGGCGTCCGTACGTCGTACCGCAGATCCCACGCGTCGGCGCTTTCTTGCGCGGCCATCAAACCCGTTGCACGCGCCACATGCGTCGTTGCGCTCGGGCTCACCGCCCTCCACGCCCAGGCACAGAGTGCCCCGGCGGAGGCCACCGCTTTGCCCCCCGTGGTGGTGTCCGCGACGGGTTATCCGCAGCCGCTGGCGAGTGCCCTGCCCAGTGTCAGCGTCATCACCCGCGAGCAGATCGAGCAAAGCGGCGCACAGAATCTGGTGACACTGCTGCAGCAGGTTGCGGGAGTCCAGGTGACCAACAGTGGCGGCCCGGGGCAACCCAGCAATGTGTTCGTACGCGGATTCGGTGGCGCCGACGTCCTGGTGCTGCTCGACGGCGTGCCCATGAATGCCCAGGACGCCACGGGCACGTCGTATCTCAACAACTTCACCACCGATCAGATCCAGCGCGTGGAGATCATCCGCGGCAATGTGTCGGCCATCTACGGCTCCGGTGCGATTGGCGGTGTAGTGCTCATCACCACCCGCAAGGGCAGCAAAAAGCCTGAAGCGTCGGTTTCGGTAACGGCGGGCAGTCGCCATACGGCCACGGTCTCGGCCAACGCCAGCGGGCAGATCGGCAACACGGCGCTGCAGGCCGGCATCAGCCGCTCGACCACGCAAGGCATCAGCGCCATCAATCCCGCGCAGCTCAGCCAGGCCAACCCGAACACCAACGGCTATGGCAACACGACGATGAACGGCTCCATCGTGCAGACGCTGGCGCCTGGGCAATCGCTGGGCTTGCGCGCCTTCAGCAGCCAGGGCCGCGCCAGCTACGACAGCTATGGGGCCTATGCCAGCCCGACCGACACCAATCTGAGCAGCACCACGCAGGACCTCTACCAGATCTTCAGCGACAACCAGGTGACCTCGGCCTGGAAGTCGCATGTCAGCGTGTCACAGCAGAGCACGACCAACACCACCGAGAATTTCAGCGCCTTTCCCTACAGTGCGACCTACCGCACGCGGATCGAGCAAGGGCTCTGGCGCAACGTGATGCAGCTGGGGGCGGGCTGGACGGCCACGGCCGGGCTGGAGTTTCAGCGCCAATCCGTGCATTCGATCACCGCCTCCATCCCCGACGAGCAGCGCGACGCCAGGGCCGTGTTCGCGGGGGTGAATGGCCGCATCGGCAGCAACGAGATCCAGCTCAATCTGCGGCACGATGCGATCGACGGCTATGGCGGCCAGAACACCGGCTATCTGGGCTATGGGCGCGAACTGGGCGGTGGCTTCAAGGCGATTGCCAGCTACTCGACGGCCTTCAATGCCGCGCCTTTGGGCTACCTCTACGCTCCGTTCTATGGCAATCCGGATCTGAAACCCGAAAAGGCGCATTCGGCAGAGGCCGGCCTGCAGTGGTCGCAAGGAGTGAATGTGCTGCGCGCCACGCTGTTCCAGACCAAGATGACCGACAAATGGCAGTACGACTTCACCTCCAGCACCTTCCAGAACATCGCCAGCAGCAGCACCCGCGGGCTGGAGTTGAGCGGACGCGGCGCCTGGAGGGGCTGGGTTTACGACGCCAACCTCACCTTGCAGCAACCCGTGGATACCAGCCAGCCCGATGAGCCGACCCTGCAGCGCCAGGCCCGCAGCCTGGCGAACATCTCGATCAGCCGAGCGTTCGCGTCGGTGCTCTATGGCGCGACCGTGCATTACAGTGGCCCCAGATGGGACAGCGGCCCGACGGGACAGGTGACTCTGGGCGGCTACACCACGGTCGATCTCAACGCCAGCGGTGCGCTGTCGAAAAACTGGCGCTGGAATGCGAGGGTGCAGAACCTGTTCGACAAGCAGTACCAGACCGTCTATGGCTACAACCGGGAACCGCTGGGGATTTTTCTCGGCCTGACCTGGCGGCCCGCGCTCTGA
- a CDS encoding ABC transporter ATP-binding protein, with protein sequence MIATPCLEVENLDVATAAQQPVLARQLSFRLRQGERLGVIGRNGVGKSTLLRQLAGLLPLGGSAAAVRLGGRSLSDLSPERLAGLRTLMPTQPRDRFNLPVLALLELSQHRSDGLTAHESLRLVDAWSLRDRSVLHLSAGERQRVGLAQALVQGAAILLLDEPVAFQDPGHQSLVGTVLANLPDHAVVFCAHDVNWVARFATHVLGLGLQNDVRGWTFERCEQALRADLLSSLYGCEWMALDHADGRRAWMAR encoded by the coding sequence GTGATCGCGACGCCCTGTCTCGAGGTGGAGAACCTCGATGTGGCTACCGCGGCGCAGCAGCCGGTGCTGGCGAGACAACTGTCCTTTCGCCTGCGCCAGGGCGAGCGTCTGGGCGTCATCGGCCGCAACGGCGTCGGCAAGTCCACGTTGCTGCGCCAACTCGCCGGGCTGCTTCCGCTGGGCGGGTCTGCCGCCGCCGTCAGGTTGGGCGGGCGGTCGCTGTCCGATCTGAGCCCGGAGCGTCTGGCCGGTCTGCGCACCCTGATGCCAACGCAGCCGCGAGACCGTTTCAATCTCCCGGTACTCGCCTTGCTCGAACTCTCGCAACATCGATCCGATGGCCTGACGGCGCACGAATCGTTGCGGCTTGTCGACGCCTGGTCGCTACGCGACCGGTCGGTGCTGCATCTTTCGGCGGGCGAGCGGCAGCGCGTCGGGCTGGCGCAGGCCCTGGTGCAGGGCGCAGCCATCCTGCTGCTCGATGAGCCCGTCGCCTTTCAGGATCCGGGGCATCAGTCTCTGGTGGGCACCGTGCTGGCGAACCTCCCCGATCACGCCGTGGTGTTCTGCGCCCACGATGTCAATTGGGTCGCCCGCTTCGCCACCCATGTGCTGGGGCTGGGTCTGCAGAACGATGTGCGGGGCTGGACGTTCGAGCGATGCGAGCAGGCACTGCGGGCCGACCTGCTGAGCAGCCTGTACGGCTGCGAGTGGATGGCGCTTGACCATGCCGATGGACGTCGCGCCTGGATGGCGCGCTGA
- the kch gene encoding voltage-gated potassium channel protein, translated as MPPSNDPQRAPLAPQLGARAWRAFKARLATSARWLKTDWRQAGPPALIALLALINGLAQISPHFLSLRVTLLGIAQSGADGITGLEDLAAFPHVIVGIGLVLMVPGLLMRARVAWVLAIFLGIVSAGLALWAAHRPDAVFILSGVLLLALLVYGRHFTRSSLAASSLFALLGVSSLLIYGTLGSLWFGAGYTPPIHSLPTAFYYTIETMSTVGYGDIVPHTLHARMFTVSMIVLGISVFATTLSVVIGPVIGGSLKRALEGRMHSERRRNHYVIIGVSSLAYAMWKELTGRGVPVTVIAPIGHPSPYPDTADVITADATRDETLRLAGVPHAKVVLTLRDDDAENAFAVLAVKEMAPGVKTIAGVNDVRHVNKIRRVQPDVLFAPQLLGSQLLARDLFDEPIDNETVHQLLFPQA; from the coding sequence ATGCCGCCCTCCAACGACCCTCAACGCGCGCCGCTTGCGCCGCAACTCGGCGCCCGCGCGTGGCGGGCATTCAAGGCCCGGCTCGCCACATCGGCGCGATGGCTGAAGACCGACTGGCGGCAGGCCGGGCCACCTGCGCTCATCGCGCTGCTGGCCTTGATCAACGGATTGGCGCAGATCAGCCCGCATTTTCTTTCGCTGCGGGTCACCTTGCTGGGCATCGCCCAGAGCGGCGCCGACGGCATCACCGGGCTGGAGGATCTGGCCGCCTTTCCCCATGTGATCGTGGGTATTGGCCTGGTGCTGATGGTGCCGGGTCTGCTGATGCGCGCGCGGGTGGCCTGGGTGCTGGCGATATTTCTGGGCATCGTGTCGGCCGGGCTTGCGCTGTGGGCGGCCCATCGGCCCGATGCGGTGTTCATTCTGTCGGGGGTGCTGCTGCTGGCTCTGCTGGTGTATGGCCGACACTTCACCCGCAGCAGCCTGGCGGCCAGTTCCCTGTTCGCGCTGCTTGGCGTGAGCAGTTTGCTGATCTACGGCACGCTGGGCAGTCTCTGGTTCGGCGCGGGCTACACCCCTCCGATCCACAGCCTGCCGACCGCGTTTTATTACACCATCGAGACCATGTCCACGGTGGGTTATGGCGACATCGTGCCGCATACGCTTCACGCGCGGATGTTCACCGTGTCGATGATCGTGCTGGGCATTTCGGTGTTCGCCACCACGCTGTCCGTCGTGATCGGACCGGTGATCGGCGGTAGTCTCAAACGGGCTCTGGAGGGAAGAATGCACAGCGAACGACGCAGGAACCATTACGTCATCATCGGGGTATCGAGCCTGGCCTACGCCATGTGGAAAGAGTTGACCGGCCGCGGTGTGCCGGTCACCGTCATTGCGCCGATCGGCCATCCCTCACCCTATCCTGATACGGCCGACGTGATCACGGCGGACGCCACACGCGACGAAACCCTCCGCCTGGCCGGAGTGCCTCACGCCAAGGTCGTGCTGACCCTGCGCGACGACGATGCCGAAAACGCCTTCGCCGTGCTGGCCGTGAAGGAAATGGCGCCCGGAGTGAAGACCATTGCCGGCGTCAACGACGTGCGGCATGTCAACAAGATCCGGCGCGTCCAGCCCGACGTATTGTTTGCCCCGCAGTTGCTGGGCAGCCAACTTCTCGCGCGCGATCTGTTCGACGAGCCGATCGACAACGAGACGGTGCATCAGTTGCTGTTCCCGCAGGCGTGA
- a CDS encoding FecCD family ABC transporter permease: MSADSTMGLADQGASRLRWGLPLLLAAVVAVALSVGEGGWNADIVWQLRLPRVLAGMGVGALLAQAGLSMQILLRNPLADPYVLGASGGAGLGAIAALLLGAALWLGSVLGAGLVLLLLLLMGRRFMASRDDEASAQLILIGAMLAAIAGALSTLLLSLVPDQQLRGAMFWLVGNLSGAEHGLGLCALAALATGWLSWRQRRYDRLLLGSETAWLLGEPVARLRLELVILAAVATGASVAVAGAVGFVGLVVPQALRLLGLQRMRDQAWASPLAGAALVVAADTLARGVFMPYELPVGAVTALVGAPVFILMLRRAR, encoded by the coding sequence ATGTCCGCTGATTCCACGATGGGCCTCGCCGATCAAGGCGCCTCACGCCTGCGCTGGGGCTTGCCCCTGTTGCTGGCCGCCGTCGTGGCGGTGGCGTTGTCGGTGGGCGAGGGCGGCTGGAATGCGGACATCGTCTGGCAGCTCCGGCTGCCGCGGGTGCTTGCTGGCATGGGGGTGGGGGCGCTGCTGGCCCAGGCGGGATTGAGCATGCAGATTCTGCTGCGCAATCCGCTGGCTGACCCCTATGTGCTGGGCGCTTCGGGAGGCGCCGGGCTGGGCGCCATCGCGGCGCTTCTTCTGGGGGCCGCCCTGTGGCTGGGCAGCGTGCTTGGTGCGGGCCTGGTCCTGCTGCTGCTTCTGTTGATGGGGCGGCGCTTCATGGCGAGCCGCGATGACGAAGCCTCGGCGCAACTCATTCTGATCGGCGCCATGCTGGCGGCCATCGCCGGCGCGCTCTCCACGCTGCTGTTGAGTCTGGTGCCCGACCAGCAGCTTCGGGGCGCCATGTTCTGGCTGGTCGGCAATCTCTCTGGCGCCGAACACGGCCTGGGCCTATGCGCGCTGGCGGCGCTGGCTACGGGCTGGCTGTCGTGGCGCCAGCGACGCTACGACCGCTTGCTGCTCGGCAGCGAGACGGCCTGGCTGCTGGGCGAGCCGGTGGCACGGCTGCGGCTGGAACTCGTGATCCTGGCGGCGGTGGCCACAGGGGCGTCGGTGGCCGTAGCCGGCGCGGTGGGTTTCGTCGGTCTGGTCGTGCCGCAGGCCTTGCGACTTCTCGGCCTTCAACGCATGCGGGATCAAGCCTGGGCGTCGCCCCTGGCGGGGGCTGCCCTCGTGGTCGCTGCGGATACCCTGGCGCGCGGTGTATTCATGCCTTACGAACTGCCCGTGGGTGCCGTGACGGCGCTGGTGGGCGCGCCAGTGTTCATTCTGATGCTGAGGCGGGCGCGGTGA